The following are encoded together in the Tatumella ptyseos genome:
- the rplJ gene encoding 50S ribosomal protein L10, translated as MALNLQDKQAIVAEVSEVAKGALSAVVADSRGVTVDKMTELRKAGREAGVYMRVVRNTLLRRIVEGTPFECLKDTFVGPTLIAYSLEHPGAAARMFKDFAKANANFEVKAAAFEGELIPAEQIDRLATLPTYEEALARLMSTMKEAAAGKLVRTLAAVRDAKEAA; from the coding sequence ATGGCATTAAATCTTCAAGACAAACAAGCGATTGTTGCTGAAGTCAGCGAAGTAGCCAAAGGCGCGCTGTCTGCGGTAGTTGCGGATTCCCGTGGCGTTACTGTAGATAAAATGACTGAACTGCGTAAAGCAGGTCGTGAAGCTGGCGTTTACATGCGTGTTGTTCGTAACACCCTGCTACGTCGCATCGTTGAAGGTACTCCTTTCGAGTGCCTGAAAGACACGTTTGTCGGTCCAACCCTGATTGCATATTCTTTAGAACACCCGGGCGCTGCTGCTCGTATGTTCAAAGATTTCGCGAAAGCGAATGCAAACTTTGAGGTTAAAGCTGCAGCCTTTGAAGGTGAGCTGATCCCGGCGGAACAAATTGACCGTCTGGCAACTTTACCAACTTACGAAGAAGCACTGGCACGTCTGATGTCGACCATGAAAGAAGCCGCTGCAGGCAAACTGGTTCGTACTCTGGCAGCTGTTCGCGATGCAAAAGAAGCGGCATAA
- the rplK gene encoding 50S ribosomal protein L11: MAKKVQAYVKLQVAAGMANPSPPVGPALGQQGVNIMEFCKAFNAKTESLEKGLPTPVVITVYSDRSFTFITKTPPAAVLLKKAAGIKSGSGKPNKDKVGKISRAQLQEIAQTKAADMTGADVEAMTRSIEGTARSMGLVVED; encoded by the coding sequence ATGGCTAAGAAAGTACAAGCCTATGTCAAACTGCAAGTTGCAGCAGGCATGGCAAACCCAAGTCCACCAGTTGGTCCAGCTTTAGGTCAACAAGGTGTTAACATCATGGAATTCTGTAAAGCGTTTAACGCAAAAACAGAAAGCCTAGAGAAAGGCCTGCCAACTCCAGTAGTTATTACTGTATACAGCGACCGTTCTTTCACCTTTATTACCAAAACTCCTCCTGCAGCCGTTCTTCTGAAGAAAGCAGCAGGTATCAAATCTGGTTCTGGTAAACCAAACAAAGACAAAGTCGGCAAAATTTCTCGCGCTCAACTGCAAGAAATCGCACAGACTAAAGCAGCGGATATGACTGGTGCAGACGTAGAAGCGATGACTCGCTCTATCGAAGGTACTGCTCGTTCCATGGGCCTGGTAGTGGAGGACTAA
- the nusG gene encoding transcription termination/antitermination protein NusG: MSEAPKQRWYVVQAFSGFEARVAVSLREHIKLHNMEELFGEVMVPTEEVVEIRAGQRRKSERKFFPGYVLVQMVMNDASWHLVRSVPRVMGFIGGTSDRPAPISDKEVDAIMNRLQQAGDKPRPKTLFEPGEMVRVSDGPFADFNGVVEEVDYEKSRLKVSVSIFGRATPVELDFSQVEKA; this comes from the coding sequence ATGTCTGAAGCACCTAAACAACGCTGGTACGTCGTTCAGGCGTTTTCTGGTTTCGAGGCTCGCGTAGCAGTTTCTCTGCGTGAACACATTAAACTGCACAATATGGAAGAGCTCTTTGGTGAGGTAATGGTACCGACTGAAGAAGTCGTCGAAATCCGTGCAGGCCAACGCCGTAAAAGCGAACGTAAATTTTTCCCAGGCTATGTATTAGTCCAAATGGTCATGAACGATGCAAGCTGGCACTTAGTGCGTAGCGTCCCGCGCGTCATGGGCTTTATTGGTGGTACATCAGATCGCCCTGCACCAATTAGCGATAAAGAAGTTGATGCCATCATGAATCGCCTACAACAAGCAGGCGATAAGCCACGTCCTAAAACTCTGTTTGAACCGGGTGAGATGGTTCGTGTGAGTGATGGTCCATTCGCAGACTTCAACGGTGTTGTTGAAGAAGTGGACTACGAGAAGAGCCGCTTGAAGGTTTCTGTCTCCATCTTTGGTCGTGCGACCCCGGTTGAGCTAGACTTCAGTCAGGTAGAAAAAGCTTAA
- the secE gene encoding preprotein translocase subunit SecE has translation MSASTEAQASGRGLEIIKWVVVFALLIIAIAGNYFYREVNLPLRALGVVIIIAIAGGIAFLTTAKGKAAVSFAREARTEVRKVVWPTRQETLQTTVIVAIVTAIMSLILWGLDSILVRLVSFITGLRF, from the coding sequence ATGAGTGCAAGTACTGAAGCTCAGGCGAGTGGACGTGGCCTAGAAATAATCAAATGGGTAGTTGTCTTTGCGCTATTGATTATCGCAATCGCGGGTAACTACTTCTATCGTGAAGTTAATCTTCCACTTCGTGCGCTAGGCGTGGTTATCATTATCGCGATAGCCGGCGGTATTGCTTTCCTTACGACAGCAAAAGGTAAAGCAGCAGTATCTTTCGCGCGTGAAGCAAGAACCGAAGTTCGTAAAGTGGTTTGGCCGACCCGTCAAGAGACATTGCAGACAACAGTTATTGTCGCGATCGTCACGGCAATTATGTCGCTCATTTTATGGGGATTAGATAGTATTCTAGTTCGCCTAGTATCCTTTATCACTGGTCTGAGGTTCTGA
- the rpoB gene encoding DNA-directed RNA polymerase subunit beta, protein MVYSYTEKKRIRKDFGKRPQVLDIPYLLSIQLDSFQKFIEQDPEGQHGLEAAFRSVFPIQSYSGSSELQYVSFRLGEPVFDVQECQIRGVTYSAPLRVKLRLVIYEREAPEGTVKDIKEQEVYMGEIPLMTDNGTFVINGTERVIVSQLHRSPGVFFDSDKGKTHSSGKVLYNARIIPYRGSWLDFEFDPKDNLFVRIDRRRKLPATIILRALEYTTEQIIDLFFDKVVYEIRDNRLQMELVPERLRGETASFDIESNGTVYVEKGRRITARHIRQLEKDKIQHIEVPVEYIAGKVAAKDYIDQATGELIVAANMELSLDLLAKLSQSGHKRIETLFTNDLDHGPYISETLRVDPTNDRLSALVEIYRMMRPGEPPTREAAENLFENLFFSEDRYDLSAVGRMKFNRSLGRDEIEGAGILSHDDIIQVMKKLIDIRNGIGEVDDIDHLGNRRIRSVGEMAENQFRVGLVRVERAVKERLSLGDLETLMPQDMINAKPISAAVKEFFGSSQLSQFMDQNNPLSEITHKRRISALGPGGLTRERAGFEVRDVHPTHYGRVCPIETPEGPNIGLINSLSVYAQTNEYGFLETPYRRVVDGIVTDEIHYLSAIEEGNFVIAQANTNLDDNFAFIDDLVTCRNKGESSLFSRDQVDYMDVSTQQVVSVGASLIPFLEHDDANRALMGANMQRQAVPTLRADKPLVGTGMERAVAVDSGVTAVAKRGGTVQYVDASRIVIKVNEDEMYAGEAGIDIYNLTKYTRSNQNTCINQMPCVSLGEPVERGDVLADGPSTDLGELALGQNMRVAFMPWNGYNFEDSILVSERVVQEDRFTTIHIQELACVSRDTKLGSEEITADIPNVGEAALSKLDESGIVYIGAEVKGGDILVGKVTPKGETQLTPEEKLLRAIFGEKASDVKDSSLRVPNGVSGTVIDVQVFTRDGVEKDKRALEIEEMQLKQAKKDLSEELQILEAGLFSRIQTVLIAGGVEAEKLDKLPRERWLELGLTDEEKQNQLEQLAEQYDELKHEFEKKLEAKRRKITQGDDLAPGVLKIAKVYLAVKRQIQPGDKMAGRHGNKGVISKINPIEDMPYDENGTPVDIVLNPLGVPSRMNIGQILETHLGMAAKGIGDKINAMLKQQQEVAKLREFIQRAYDLGTDVRQKVDLSTFSDEEVLRLAENLKKGMPIATPVFDGAKESEIKELLTLGDIPTSGQITLFDGRTGEQFERQVTVGYMYMLKLNHLVDDKMHARSTGSYSLVTQQPLGGKAQFGGQRFGEMEVWALEAYGAAYTLQEMLTVKSDDVNGRTKMYKNIVDGNHQMEPGMPESFNVLLKEIRSLGINIELEDE, encoded by the coding sequence ATGGTTTACTCCTATACCGAGAAAAAACGTATTCGTAAGGATTTTGGTAAACGTCCACAAGTTTTGGATATACCTTATCTCCTTTCTATCCAGCTTGACTCGTTTCAGAAGTTCATCGAGCAAGATCCCGAAGGTCAACACGGTTTGGAAGCTGCTTTCCGTTCCGTATTCCCAATCCAGAGCTACAGCGGTAGTTCAGAGCTGCAATATGTCAGCTTCCGTTTGGGTGAACCCGTCTTTGATGTACAGGAATGCCAAATCCGTGGGGTGACTTACTCAGCACCGCTGCGCGTTAAGCTACGCCTCGTCATTTATGAGCGTGAAGCGCCAGAAGGCACCGTCAAAGATATTAAAGAACAAGAAGTCTACATGGGTGAAATTCCACTCATGACAGACAATGGTACCTTTGTTATCAACGGTACTGAACGTGTTATCGTTTCTCAGCTTCACCGTAGCCCAGGTGTGTTCTTTGATAGTGACAAAGGTAAAACGCACTCATCCGGTAAGGTCCTGTATAACGCACGGATCATTCCTTACCGTGGTTCATGGTTAGACTTTGAATTCGACCCGAAAGACAACTTATTTGTCCGTATCGACCGTCGTCGTAAACTACCTGCTACGATCATTCTGCGTGCGCTGGAGTATACGACTGAGCAAATCATTGATCTGTTCTTCGATAAAGTTGTTTACGAAATCCGTGATAACCGCCTGCAAATGGAACTTGTTCCAGAGCGTCTGCGCGGTGAAACAGCGTCTTTCGATATCGAATCTAACGGTACTGTGTATGTTGAGAAAGGTCGTCGTATCACCGCTCGTCATATTCGTCAGTTAGAAAAAGACAAGATCCAACATATTGAAGTTCCAGTTGAATACATTGCTGGTAAAGTTGCAGCGAAAGATTACATTGATCAAGCGACTGGCGAACTTATCGTTGCCGCTAACATGGAACTGTCTTTAGATCTGTTAGCTAAGCTGAGCCAATCTGGTCACAAGCGTATCGAAACGCTGTTTACTAATGACCTAGACCACGGCCCTTACATTTCTGAAACCTTACGTGTTGACCCAACCAACGATCGTCTGAGTGCGCTGGTAGAAATCTATCGCATGATGCGTCCTGGTGAGCCACCAACGCGTGAAGCAGCAGAAAACCTATTTGAGAATCTGTTCTTCTCTGAAGACCGTTACGATCTCTCAGCGGTAGGTCGTATGAAATTCAACCGTTCATTAGGACGTGATGAAATCGAAGGCGCGGGTATTCTGAGCCACGACGACATCATCCAAGTAATGAAAAAGCTCATTGATATCCGTAACGGTATCGGTGAAGTGGATGATATCGACCACTTAGGCAACCGTCGTATTCGTTCTGTTGGCGAAATGGCAGAAAACCAGTTCCGCGTAGGTTTAGTCCGCGTTGAACGTGCAGTGAAAGAGCGTTTATCTTTAGGCGATTTAGAAACACTGATGCCTCAAGATATGATCAATGCGAAACCTATTTCTGCAGCGGTCAAAGAGTTCTTCGGTTCAAGCCAGCTTTCACAATTTATGGACCAAAACAACCCATTATCAGAAATCACGCATAAGCGTCGTATTTCTGCCCTGGGTCCAGGCGGTCTAACGCGTGAGCGTGCAGGCTTCGAAGTGCGTGACGTACACCCAACGCACTATGGACGTGTATGTCCAATCGAAACGCCAGAAGGTCCGAACATCGGTCTGATTAACTCACTTTCTGTTTACGCACAGACGAATGAATACGGTTTCCTTGAAACCCCATATCGTCGCGTAGTCGATGGCATTGTGACCGATGAGATTCATTATCTTTCTGCGATTGAAGAAGGTAACTTCGTTATTGCTCAGGCGAACACCAACCTGGACGACAACTTTGCCTTTATCGATGACCTCGTAACTTGCCGTAATAAAGGCGAATCGAGCTTATTCAGCCGCGACCAAGTTGACTACATGGACGTTTCTACACAACAGGTTGTTTCTGTTGGTGCGTCTCTGATCCCATTCTTGGAACACGATGATGCGAACCGTGCATTGATGGGTGCAAACATGCAACGTCAAGCAGTACCAACCCTACGCGCTGATAAGCCGTTAGTCGGTACAGGTATGGAACGTGCTGTTGCGGTCGATTCCGGTGTAACGGCGGTTGCTAAACGTGGTGGTACGGTTCAATACGTTGATGCGTCACGTATCGTAATCAAAGTTAACGAAGATGAAATGTACGCGGGTGAAGCGGGCATCGATATCTATAACTTGACTAAATATACACGTTCTAACCAGAACACCTGTATCAACCAAATGCCGTGTGTATCACTTGGCGAGCCGGTTGAACGTGGTGATGTCTTGGCTGATGGTCCATCGACTGATCTCGGTGAGCTAGCACTTGGTCAAAACATGCGTGTGGCATTCATGCCATGGAATGGTTATAACTTCGAAGACTCCATCCTCGTTTCTGAGCGTGTGGTACAAGAAGACCGCTTTACGACCATTCATATTCAAGAGTTAGCTTGTGTGTCTCGTGACACTAAGCTGGGTTCTGAAGAAATTACAGCTGATATCCCTAATGTCGGCGAAGCTGCACTCTCTAAACTCGATGAGTCAGGTATCGTCTACATTGGTGCTGAAGTTAAAGGCGGCGATATCCTTGTTGGTAAAGTGACACCTAAAGGTGAAACTCAGCTGACACCAGAAGAAAAACTGTTACGTGCAATCTTTGGTGAAAAAGCCTCAGATGTTAAAGACTCATCTTTACGTGTACCAAACGGTGTTTCTGGAACAGTTATCGACGTTCAAGTCTTTACACGTGATGGCGTTGAGAAAGATAAGCGTGCGCTTGAAATCGAAGAGATGCAGCTGAAGCAGGCGAAAAAAGACCTGTCTGAAGAACTGCAGATTTTAGAAGCTGGTTTATTCAGCCGTATTCAAACTGTCCTGATCGCAGGCGGTGTTGAAGCTGAAAAACTGGATAAGCTGCCACGTGAGCGTTGGCTGGAACTTGGCCTGACTGACGAAGAAAAACAAAATCAGTTAGAGCAACTGGCTGAACAGTATGACGAGCTGAAGCACGAGTTTGAGAAGAAACTCGAAGCTAAGCGCCGTAAGATCACCCAAGGTGACGATTTAGCACCAGGTGTTCTGAAAATTGCTAAGGTGTATCTGGCCGTTAAACGTCAAATCCAACCTGGTGATAAAATGGCGGGCCGTCACGGGAACAAAGGTGTTATCTCTAAGATCAACCCGATCGAAGATATGCCTTACGATGAAAATGGTACCCCTGTTGACATCGTATTGAACCCACTGGGCGTTCCATCACGTATGAACATCGGTCAGATCCTTGAAACTCACTTGGGTATGGCTGCGAAAGGTATTGGTGACAAGATCAATGCCATGCTGAAACAGCAGCAGGAAGTGGCTAAATTGCGCGAGTTTATTCAACGCGCTTACGACTTGGGGACAGATGTCCGTCAAAAAGTCGATTTAAGCACTTTCTCTGATGAAGAAGTGTTACGTCTTGCTGAGAACCTGAAAAAGGGTATGCCGATTGCAACACCAGTGTTTGATGGCGCGAAAGAAAGCGAAATCAAAGAGCTGTTGACGCTAGGTGATATCCCGACCTCTGGTCAGATCACGCTATTTGATGGTCGTACCGGTGAGCAGTTTGAGCGTCAAGTAACCGTAGGTTACATGTATATGCTGAAACTGAACCACTTGGTTGACGATAAAATGCACGCACGTTCTACCGGCTCTTACAGCTTGGTTACTCAGCAGCCGCTGGGTGGTAAAGCGCAGTTCGGTGGTCAGCGTTTCGGTGAGATGGAAGTGTGGGCACTTGAAGCATATGGTGCTGCTTATACTCTGCAAGAAATGCTTACAGTGAAGTCGGATGACGTTAATGGCCGTACGAAGATGTATAAAAACATCGTCGATGGTAATCATCAGATGGAACCAGGCATGCCGGAATCCTTCAACGTATTGTTGAAAGAAATCCGCTCGCTGGGTATTAACATCGAGCTGGAAGACGAGTAA
- the rplA gene encoding 50S ribosomal protein L1, whose protein sequence is MAKLTKRMRNIREKVDATKQYDITEAVALLKELATAKFVESVDVAVNLGIDARKSDQNVRGATVLPNGTGRSVRVAVFAQGANAEAAKAAGAELVGMEDLADQIKKGEMNFDVVIASPDAMRVVGQLGQVLGPRGLMPNPKVGTVTPNVAEAVKNAKAGQVRYRNDKNGIIHTTIGKVDFDADKLKENLESLLVALKKAKPTSAKGVYIKKVSLSTTMGAGVAIDQAGLNASTN, encoded by the coding sequence ATGGCTAAACTGACCAAGCGCATGCGCAACATCCGTGAGAAAGTTGACGCAACTAAACAATACGACATCACTGAAGCTGTAGCGTTACTGAAAGAATTAGCGACTGCTAAATTCGTTGAAAGCGTAGACGTTGCCGTAAACCTCGGTATCGATGCTCGTAAATCTGACCAAAACGTTCGTGGTGCAACTGTACTGCCAAACGGTACTGGCCGTAGCGTTCGCGTTGCAGTCTTTGCACAAGGTGCAAATGCTGAAGCTGCTAAAGCTGCCGGTGCAGAATTAGTCGGTATGGAAGATTTGGCTGACCAAATCAAGAAAGGCGAAATGAACTTTGACGTTGTTATTGCTTCTCCAGATGCAATGCGCGTTGTTGGCCAATTAGGTCAAGTTCTAGGCCCACGCGGTCTAATGCCAAACCCGAAAGTTGGTACTGTAACACCTAACGTTGCTGAAGCAGTTAAAAATGCTAAAGCAGGTCAGGTTCGTTACCGTAACGACAAAAATGGTATCATCCACACCACTATCGGTAAGGTTGACTTCGACGCTGATAAACTGAAAGAGAACTTAGAATCTCTGCTGGTTGCGCTGAAAAAAGCAAAACCAACTTCAGCTAAAGGTGTTTACATCAAGAAAGTTAGCCTGTCTACCACTATGGGTGCAGGTGTTGCTATCGACCAAGCTGGTCTGAACGCATCAACTAACTAA
- the rplL gene encoding 50S ribosomal protein L7/L12 has product MSITKDQILEAVAAMSVMEVVELVSAMEEKFGVSAAAAVAVAAGPAEAAEEKTEFDVILKAAGANKVAVIKAVRGATGLGLKEAKDLVEAAPAAIKEGISKDDAAALEAALKEAGAEVEIK; this is encoded by the coding sequence ATGTCTATCACTAAAGACCAAATCCTGGAAGCTGTTGCAGCAATGTCCGTAATGGAAGTTGTTGAGCTAGTTTCTGCAATGGAAGAAAAATTCGGTGTTTCTGCTGCTGCGGCAGTAGCGGTTGCTGCAGGTCCTGCTGAAGCTGCTGAAGAGAAAACTGAATTCGACGTAATTCTGAAAGCTGCTGGCGCTAACAAAGTTGCTGTCATCAAAGCAGTACGTGGCGCAACTGGTCTAGGCCTGAAAGAAGCTAAAGATCTGGTTGAAGCTGCTCCAGCTGCAATCAAAGAAGGCATCAGCAAAGACGACGCAGCTGCACTTGAAGCTGCTCTGAAAGAAGCTGGCGCTGAAGTTGAAATCAAATAA